In the Bradyrhizobium guangzhouense genome, one interval contains:
- the cyoB gene encoding cytochrome o ubiquinol oxidase subunit I translates to MSPDLLKLIFGRLGIDSLPLHEPILVGTFIMVALGGITLFAGVTYFRLWGYLWREWFTTVDHKRIGIMYMMLGIVMLLRGFADALMMRAQQAMAFNGSEGFLPAHHYDQVFTAHGVIMIFFVAMPLVTGLMNYVVPLQIGARDVSFPFLNNFSFWMTVGGAVLVMASLFIGEFARTGWLAYPPLSNIGYSPDVGVDYYIWALQVAGVGTTLSGINLICTIVKLRCPGMTMMRMPVFTWTSLCTNILIVASFPVLTVVLALLSLDRYVGTNFFTNDFGGSPMMYVNLIWIWGHPEVYILVLPAFGIFSEVTSTFSGKRLFGYTSMVYATVVITILSYLVWLHHFFTMGSGASVNSFFGITTMIISIPTGAKMFNWLFTMYRGRIRYELPMMWTIAFMLTFVIGGMTGVLLAVPPADFVLHNSLFLIAHFHNVIIGGVVFGAFAGINYWFPKAFGFRLDPFWGKMSFWFWVTGFYMAFMPLYVLGLMGVTRRLRVFDDPSLQIWFVIAAIGAVLVFLGILSMLMQFAVSFLKREQLKDVTGDPWDARTLEWATSSPPPDYNFAFTPVVHDNDAWWDMKKRGYQRPLVGFKSIHMPRSTGTGIILAGFATAMGFGLIWYIWWLAAASFIAMLAVGIGHTFNYHRDFDIPADDVIRTEDSRTKLLAGAK, encoded by the coding sequence ATGTCTCCTGATCTTCTCAAGCTCATCTTCGGCCGTCTCGGCATCGATTCGCTGCCGCTGCACGAACCTATCCTCGTCGGCACCTTCATCATGGTCGCGCTCGGCGGTATCACGCTGTTCGCCGGCGTCACCTATTTCCGCCTCTGGGGCTATCTGTGGCGCGAGTGGTTCACCACCGTCGACCACAAGCGCATCGGCATCATGTACATGATGCTCGGCATCGTGATGCTGCTGCGCGGCTTCGCCGACGCGCTGATGATGCGCGCGCAACAGGCGATGGCATTCAACGGCTCGGAAGGTTTCCTGCCCGCCCATCACTACGACCAGGTCTTCACCGCCCACGGCGTGATCATGATCTTCTTCGTGGCCATGCCGCTGGTGACGGGCCTGATGAACTATGTCGTGCCGCTGCAGATCGGCGCCCGCGACGTGTCGTTCCCGTTCCTGAACAATTTCAGCTTCTGGATGACGGTCGGCGGCGCGGTGCTGGTGATGGCCTCGCTGTTCATCGGCGAATTCGCCCGTACCGGCTGGCTGGCTTATCCGCCGCTGTCCAACATCGGCTACAGTCCTGATGTCGGCGTCGACTATTACATCTGGGCGCTGCAGGTCGCGGGCGTCGGAACCACGCTATCCGGCATCAACCTGATCTGCACCATCGTCAAGCTGCGCTGCCCTGGCATGACCATGATGCGGATGCCGGTGTTCACCTGGACCTCGCTCTGCACCAACATCCTGATCGTCGCCTCCTTCCCGGTCCTGACCGTCGTGCTCGCGCTGCTCTCGCTCGACCGTTACGTCGGCACCAATTTCTTCACGAACGATTTCGGCGGCAGCCCGATGATGTACGTGAACCTGATCTGGATCTGGGGCCATCCCGAAGTCTACATCCTGGTTCTTCCGGCCTTCGGCATCTTCTCGGAAGTCACCTCGACCTTCTCCGGCAAGCGGCTGTTCGGCTACACCTCGATGGTCTACGCCACCGTCGTCATCACCATCCTGTCGTACCTGGTGTGGCTGCACCACTTCTTCACGATGGGCTCGGGCGCCAGCGTCAACTCGTTCTTCGGCATCACCACGATGATCATCTCGATCCCGACGGGCGCGAAGATGTTCAACTGGCTGTTCACGATGTATCGCGGCCGCATCCGCTACGAGCTGCCGATGATGTGGACGATCGCCTTCATGCTGACCTTCGTGATCGGCGGCATGACCGGCGTGCTGCTCGCGGTGCCGCCGGCCGACTTCGTCCTGCACAACAGCCTGTTCCTGATCGCGCACTTCCACAACGTGATCATCGGCGGCGTGGTGTTCGGCGCGTTCGCCGGCATCAACTACTGGTTCCCGAAGGCGTTCGGCTTCAGGCTCGATCCGTTCTGGGGCAAGATGTCGTTCTGGTTCTGGGTCACCGGCTTCTACATGGCCTTCATGCCGCTCTACGTGCTCGGCCTGATGGGCGTGACCCGGCGCCTGCGCGTGTTCGACGATCCCTCGCTTCAGATCTGGTTCGTCATCGCCGCGATCGGCGCAGTCCTCGTCTTCCTCGGCATCCTCTCGATGCTGATGCAGTTCGCGGTCTCCTTCCTCAAGCGCGAGCAGCTCAAGGACGTCACCGGCGATCCCTGGGACGCCCGCACGCTGGAATGGGCAACCTCCTCACCCCCGCCGGACTACAACTTCGCCTTCACTCCCGTCGTCCACGACAATGACGCCTGGTGGGACATGAAGAAGCGCGGCTATCAGCGTCCGCTCGTGGGATTCAAGTCGATCCACATGCCCCGCAGCACCGGCACCGGCATCATCCTCGCCGGCTTCGCGACCGCGATGGGTTTTGGTCTGATCTGGTACATCTGGTGGCTGGCGGCTGCGAGCTTCATAGCGATGCTCGCCGTCGGGATCGGTCACACCTTCAACTATCACCGCGACTTCGACATTCCGGCTGACGACGTCATCCGGACCGAGGACTCGCGCACCAAACTGCTCGCCGGAGCCAAGTAA
- a CDS encoding SURF1 family protein, producing MDNEPRSPARAARPRLWLTVVSLVAFVALMALGVWQVERRTWKLALIDRVERRVHAPAQPIPSRASWPAITAASDEYRHVSVHGRFLHDRETLVQAVTEEGPGYWVLTPLERGDGTTVLINRGFVPSERRDPSTRRDGNPTGEVAVSGLLRVTEPKGGFLRDNLPQHNRWYSRDVAAIAAARDLRNVAPFFIDADAGSRSAGAPIGGLTVIRFPNNHLIYALTWFALAFMLAGRLFVTFRGGLFRRQRFVHEPAGGPDASARRTGSDAGTIVEPT from the coding sequence ATGGACAACGAACCGCGCAGCCCCGCAAGGGCTGCGCGTCCGCGCCTGTGGCTCACGGTTGTCTCGCTTGTCGCTTTCGTTGCTCTGATGGCTCTCGGCGTCTGGCAGGTCGAGCGCCGCACCTGGAAGCTGGCGCTGATCGACCGGGTCGAGCGGCGCGTTCATGCCCCGGCGCAGCCCATCCCATCGCGGGCGTCGTGGCCGGCGATCACGGCCGCAAGCGACGAATACCGGCATGTCAGCGTCCACGGCCGGTTCCTGCATGACCGCGAGACCCTCGTTCAGGCGGTCACCGAGGAAGGCCCCGGCTATTGGGTGCTGACGCCGCTTGAGCGCGGCGACGGCACGACTGTCCTGATCAATCGCGGCTTCGTGCCGTCGGAGCGGCGCGACCCATCGACACGCCGAGACGGCAATCCGACCGGAGAGGTCGCGGTCAGCGGACTTTTGCGCGTCACCGAGCCAAAAGGCGGATTCCTCAGGGACAATTTGCCCCAGCACAACCGCTGGTATTCGCGGGATGTCGCTGCGATCGCGGCGGCCCGCGATCTCCGGAACGTGGCGCCCTTTTTCATCGATGCCGACGCCGGATCACGATCCGCTGGCGCTCCCATCGGCGGATTGACCGTGATCCGCTTTCCCAATAACCACCTGATCTACGCGCTGACGTGGTTTGCCCTGGCTTTCATGCTGGCCGGCAGACTTTTCGTCACATTTCGCGGCGGGCTGTTCCGCCGCCAACGCTTCGTCCACGAACCGGCCGGCGGCCCAGACGCCTCCGCCCGCAGGACGGGATCAGATGCTGGAACGATCGTCGAACCGACCTGA
- a CDS encoding MFS transporter, translating to MATAQTPAMADIHSGEHGHDQASPGEIAIGVIIGRTSEFFDFFVYAIASVIVFPRLVFPFTSELTGTLYSFMIFALAFVARPIGTVIFMTVDREYGKTAKLVSALFLLGTATVALAFLPGYSEIGVAAIWLLALARLAQGLAWGGAWDGMASLLALNAPASQRGWYAMVPQLGAPLGLIVASALFAYFAGNLSADDFFDWGWRYPFFVAFAINVVALFARLRMVTTEEYASLFETRELQPSRISDTVAREGHNIMLGAFAPLASFALFHMVTVFPLSWVFLFTRESPVRFLIIEIVAAVFGVAAIVVSGIIADRVGRKSLLMGSAIAIAIYSGFAPQLLDAGAFGETIYMVIGFILLGLSFGQSSGAIASNFKQMYRYTASALTSDMAWLFGAGFAPLVALLLATNLGVIASGAYLLSGAFWTLLALWLSGQREAGDMDAGESSN from the coding sequence ATGGCGACGGCACAGACCCCCGCAATGGCGGATATCCACTCGGGCGAGCACGGCCACGACCAGGCCAGTCCCGGCGAGATCGCCATCGGCGTCATCATCGGCCGCACCTCGGAATTCTTCGACTTCTTCGTCTACGCTATCGCCTCGGTAATCGTGTTTCCGCGCCTGGTGTTCCCGTTCACGAGCGAGCTGACCGGCACCCTCTATTCCTTCATGATCTTCGCGCTGGCCTTCGTCGCCCGGCCGATCGGGACCGTCATTTTCATGACGGTCGACCGCGAGTACGGCAAGACGGCCAAGCTCGTCTCGGCACTGTTCCTGCTCGGCACCGCCACCGTGGCGCTGGCGTTCCTGCCCGGCTACTCCGAGATCGGCGTTGCCGCGATCTGGCTGCTGGCGCTGGCGCGTCTCGCGCAGGGTCTCGCCTGGGGCGGCGCGTGGGACGGCATGGCCTCGCTGCTGGCGCTGAACGCGCCGGCCTCGCAGCGCGGCTGGTACGCGATGGTGCCGCAGCTCGGTGCGCCGCTCGGGCTGATCGTGGCGAGCGCGCTGTTCGCCTATTTCGCCGGCAACCTCTCGGCCGACGATTTCTTCGACTGGGGCTGGCGCTATCCGTTCTTCGTCGCCTTCGCCATCAACGTCGTGGCGCTGTTCGCGCGCCTTCGCATGGTGACCACGGAGGAATATGCTTCGCTGTTCGAGACCCGCGAATTGCAGCCCTCGCGGATCTCGGACACGGTTGCCCGCGAAGGCCACAACATCATGCTCGGCGCTTTCGCGCCGCTGGCAAGCTTTGCGCTGTTTCACATGGTCACGGTGTTCCCGCTGTCCTGGGTGTTCCTGTTCACCCGCGAAAGCCCGGTGCGCTTTTTGATCATCGAGATCGTCGCCGCCGTGTTCGGCGTCGCCGCGATCGTGGTGTCCGGCATCATCGCCGACCGGGTCGGCCGCAAATCGCTGCTGATGGGATCGGCGATCGCGATCGCGATCTATAGCGGCTTTGCCCCGCAGCTGCTCGATGCCGGTGCGTTCGGCGAGACCATCTACATGGTGATCGGTTTCATCCTGCTCGGCCTTTCCTTCGGCCAGTCCTCGGGCGCGATCGCCTCGAACTTCAAGCAGATGTATCGCTACACGGCCTCCGCCCTGACCTCCGACATGGCCTGGCTGTTCGGCGCCGGCTTCGCGCCGCTGGTCGCGTTGCTGCTCGCCACCAATCTCGGCGTCATCGCCTCGGGTGCCTACCTGCTGTCAGGCGCGTTCTGGACCCTGCTCGCGCTCTGGCTCAGCGGCCAGCGCGAAGCCGGTGACATGGATGCGGGCGAATCGTCGAACTGA
- the cyoA gene encoding ubiquinol oxidase subunit II, with amino-acid sequence MSRFKILALLPLAAALSGCNYVVLAPAGDIAAQQRDLVIISTVLMLLIVVPVMALTVLFAWRYRQSNTSARYEPDWDHSTKLELVIWSAPLLIIVCLGALTWMGTHLLDPYRNIGRIHAERAVDQSRAPLDVDVVALDWKWLFIYPDYGIATVNELAAPVDRPINFHITASSVMNSFYIPALAGQIYAMPGMETSLHAVINHAGTYRGFSANYSGAGFSGMHFNFHGLDDKGFDAWIAQAKSSGGSLGRAEYLQLEKPSENEPVRRWGTVDADLYRLILNMCVETGKMCQSEMMAIDAKGGNGHEGLNNTLPLSYDKYARRGTVLGPEPVFVAGTCTPEAPQGQTTAAIKAPLDTAPLVGAGLRRPTFTPLKSSFFFLGQRPKSDS; translated from the coding sequence GTGTCCCGTTTCAAGATCCTGGCGCTGCTACCCCTGGCAGCCGCGCTCAGCGGCTGCAACTACGTCGTGCTGGCGCCGGCCGGCGATATCGCGGCGCAGCAGCGCGACCTCGTCATCATCTCCACCGTCCTGATGCTCCTGATCGTCGTCCCCGTGATGGCGCTGACGGTGCTGTTCGCCTGGCGCTACCGCCAGTCCAACACGTCCGCCCGCTACGAGCCGGATTGGGATCACTCGACCAAGCTCGAGCTGGTGATCTGGTCGGCGCCGCTGCTCATCATCGTCTGCCTGGGCGCGCTGACCTGGATGGGCACGCATCTGCTCGACCCCTATCGCAACATCGGCCGCATCCATGCCGAGCGCGCCGTGGACCAGTCCAGGGCACCGCTCGACGTCGACGTCGTCGCACTCGACTGGAAGTGGCTCTTTATCTATCCCGACTACGGTATCGCCACCGTCAACGAGCTCGCTGCGCCGGTTGATCGCCCGATCAACTTCCACATCACCGCGTCCTCGGTGATGAACTCGTTCTACATTCCCGCGCTCGCCGGACAGATCTATGCGATGCCGGGCATGGAGACATCGCTCCACGCCGTGATCAACCACGCCGGGACTTACAGGGGCTTTTCGGCGAACTACAGCGGCGCCGGCTTCTCCGGCATGCACTTCAACTTCCACGGCCTCGACGACAAGGGTTTTGACGCCTGGATCGCGCAGGCCAAATCGTCCGGCGGCTCACTCGGCCGCGCCGAATATCTCCAGCTCGAGAAACCGAGCGAAAACGAGCCGGTGCGCCGCTGGGGCACCGTCGATGCCGATCTCTACCGCCTGATCCTCAACATGTGCGTCGAGACCGGCAAGATGTGCCAGAGCGAGATGATGGCGATCGACGCCAAGGGCGGTAACGGCCATGAGGGCCTGAACAACACCCTGCCGCTCTCCTACGACAAGTACGCCCGCCGCGGCACCGTGCTCGGTCCCGAGCCTGTCTTCGTCGCCGGCACCTGCACGCCGGAGGCCCCGCAAGGCCAGACCACCGCCGCGATCAAGGCACCGCTCGATACCGCGCCGCTGGTCGGCGCCGGCCTGAGGCGGCCGACGTTCACGCCGCTGAAGTCCTCGTTCTTCTTCCTCGGACAACGTCCGAAATCCGACTCCTAA
- a CDS encoding thermonuclease family protein — MTQRLHLIVALLLCAGHTANATPCQFESQGEGRVAAITDARSVRLDDGREVRLSGIEATATTQQALTSLLVGRDVILRGTDDTPDRYGRQGALVFIGESDISVQSMLLAQGDALVSAEITDKDCAAALMASEAAARRQKKGSWADPSAIKNAESPDDILAGIGRFMVVEGKVLSVRQAGAMTYLNFGRNWTHGFAVTISKRNLPAFESAGMTLKSLENRRIRIRGWVEGTTGPRIDARLAGQVELLGASEPTGVRP; from the coding sequence ATGACGCAGCGGCTTCACCTCATCGTCGCACTTCTTCTCTGCGCAGGTCACACGGCGAACGCGACGCCGTGCCAGTTCGAGTCCCAGGGCGAAGGCCGTGTCGCCGCCATCACCGACGCACGCAGCGTGCGCCTCGATGACGGCCGCGAAGTCCGTCTCTCCGGCATCGAGGCGACAGCGACGACGCAGCAGGCGCTGACATCGCTGCTGGTCGGCCGCGACGTCATCCTGCGCGGCACCGACGACACACCCGACCGCTACGGCCGCCAGGGTGCGCTGGTATTCATCGGCGAGAGCGACATCTCGGTTCAATCGATGCTCCTCGCCCAGGGCGACGCCCTCGTCTCGGCCGAAATCACCGACAAGGATTGTGCGGCGGCTCTGATGGCGTCGGAGGCCGCAGCGCGACGCCAAAAAAAGGGCAGTTGGGCTGACCCGTCGGCCATAAAAAACGCGGAAAGTCCGGACGATATTTTGGCCGGGATCGGGCGCTTTATGGTGGTCGAGGGTAAAGTCCTGTCGGTCCGTCAAGCTGGGGCAATGACCTACCTCAACTTCGGACGGAACTGGACACACGGCTTTGCGGTGACTATTTCAAAGCGCAATCTGCCGGCGTTCGAGAGCGCCGGAATGACCCTTAAGTCACTGGAAAATAGACGTATTCGTATCCGGGGCTGGGTTGAGGGGACGACGGGGCCGCGTATCGACGCGCGTCTCGCGGGACAGGTCGAGTTGCTGGGCGCAAGCGAGCCGACAGGGGTAAGGCCTTAA
- a CDS encoding c-type cytochrome yields the protein MNVRSISVLPRNTTSLVLATIAIALCAAGPAGATGDAARGQTLYKGCADCHSINENGVGPMHKGVVGRKAGSVAGYDYSPDLKNSGIVWTEENLDKWLTGPQAMVPETKMFFDVPDAQDRADIIAYLKEKAK from the coding sequence ATGAACGTTCGATCCATTTCCGTCCTCCCGCGAAACACGACAAGCCTGGTTCTCGCGACAATCGCGATCGCGCTGTGCGCGGCCGGCCCCGCCGGCGCGACCGGCGATGCCGCGCGCGGCCAGACGCTCTACAAGGGCTGCGCAGACTGCCACTCGATCAATGAGAACGGCGTCGGTCCGATGCACAAGGGTGTGGTCGGGCGCAAGGCGGGCAGCGTCGCCGGCTACGATTATTCGCCGGACCTGAAGAACTCCGGGATCGTCTGGACCGAGGAAAATCTCGATAAGTGGCTGACCGGGCCGCAAGCCATGGTGCCGGAAACCAAGATGTTCTTCGACGTGCCGGACGCGCAGGATCGCGCCGATATCATTGCGTATCTGAAGGAGAAGGCGAAGTAG
- the cyoD gene encoding cytochrome o ubiquinol oxidase subunit IV, which translates to MSTDTHAAHADGHHHDDGHAHSTFSGYMLGFVLSVVLTAIPFWLVMSGTLPSKQVTALVIMAFAVVQIVVHMIYFLHMSPKSENGWSMMALIFTIVMVVIALSGSLWVMNHLNSNMMPMHEMTGMK; encoded by the coding sequence ATGAGCACCGATACCCACGCCGCCCACGCGGATGGCCATCACCACGACGACGGCCACGCCCACAGCACGTTCTCGGGCTACATGCTCGGCTTCGTGCTCTCGGTGGTGCTGACCGCGATCCCGTTCTGGCTGGTGATGAGCGGCACGTTGCCGAGCAAGCAGGTCACCGCGCTGGTCATCATGGCTTTTGCGGTCGTGCAGATCGTCGTGCATATGATCTACTTCCTGCACATGAGCCCCAAGTCCGAGAACGGCTGGAGCATGATGGCGCTGATCTTCACCATCGTGATGGTGGTGATCGCACTGTCCGGTTCGCTGTGGGTGATGAACCACCTCAACAGCAACATGATGCCGATGCACGAGATGACGGGCATGAAGTGA
- a CDS encoding M48 family metalloprotease, translated as MGRFQTAATPATVAMPKPKPAVAQTPATEKEHERILASYGGNYDDPKLESLVSKTVDRLVAASDRPDQGYKVTILNSGAVNAFALPNGQLYVTRGLLALASDTSELSSVLSHEMAHVLSKHAAMREDQARQAAIVTRVVTDMSNDPDLTALALAKTKLTMASFSRNQEFEADGIGVGISAKAHFDPYGAARFLSAMERNAELKAGKSSLDPRAQDFTSSHPATPERVQNAQTIARQYAAPEGAERDRESYLAAIDNLVYGEDPSEGFVRGRRFLHPKLGFTFQAPDNFTLDNTAQAVIGVRDGGSQAMRFDVVRVPAEQSLGDYLNSGWMEGVEKASTEDLTINGFPAASATAKGDQWQFKVYALRFGSDVYRFIFATRQKSTESERNARETVNSFRRLTLEEIQAARPLRIKVITVQPGDTVESLSHRMAGVDHPAERFRVLNGLDRTAQVKVRDRVKIVTD; from the coding sequence ATGGGCCGTTTCCAGACTGCAGCGACCCCGGCAACCGTGGCGATGCCCAAGCCCAAGCCGGCCGTGGCGCAGACCCCCGCCACCGAAAAGGAACACGAGCGTATCCTGGCGAGCTATGGCGGCAATTACGACGACCCCAAGCTCGAATCACTGGTCAGCAAGACTGTCGACCGCCTCGTTGCCGCCTCCGATCGCCCTGATCAGGGCTACAAGGTTACCATCCTCAATTCCGGCGCGGTGAACGCTTTCGCACTGCCGAACGGCCAGCTCTATGTGACCCGCGGCCTGCTCGCGCTGGCCAGCGATACCTCCGAATTGTCCTCCGTGCTCAGCCACGAGATGGCGCATGTGCTGTCCAAGCACGCCGCGATGCGCGAGGACCAGGCACGCCAGGCCGCGATCGTCACCCGTGTCGTCACGGACATGAGCAACGACCCCGATCTGACCGCGCTCGCGCTCGCCAAGACCAAGCTCACCATGGCGAGCTTTTCGCGCAACCAGGAATTCGAGGCTGACGGCATCGGCGTCGGCATCTCCGCCAAGGCTCATTTCGATCCCTACGGGGCCGCCCGCTTCCTCTCGGCAATGGAGCGAAATGCCGAGCTCAAGGCCGGCAAGAGCTCGCTGGATCCGCGCGCGCAGGATTTCACATCGTCGCATCCGGCGACGCCCGAACGGGTGCAGAATGCGCAGACCATTGCGCGGCAATATGCAGCGCCCGAAGGCGCCGAGCGCGACCGCGAGAGCTATCTCGCCGCAATCGACAACCTCGTCTATGGCGAGGACCCCAGCGAGGGCTTTGTCCGCGGCCGCAGATTCCTGCACCCGAAGCTCGGCTTCACCTTCCAGGCGCCCGATAATTTTACGCTCGACAACACCGCGCAGGCGGTGATCGGCGTGCGCGACGGCGGCTCGCAGGCGATGCGTTTCGACGTCGTGCGCGTGCCGGCCGAGCAATCGCTCGGCGACTATCTGAATTCCGGCTGGATGGAAGGCGTCGAGAAGGCCTCTACCGAGGACCTCACCATCAATGGTTTCCCGGCCGCCTCCGCCACCGCCAAGGGCGACCAGTGGCAGTTCAAGGTCTACGCGCTGCGCTTCGGCAGCGACGTCTACCGCTTCATCTTCGCCACGCGGCAGAAGTCGACCGAGAGCGAGCGCAATGCGCGCGAGACCGTCAATTCATTCCGCCGCCTGACGCTCGAAGAGATCCAGGCCGCACGTCCGCTGCGCATCAAGGTGATCACCGTGCAGCCCGGCGACACCGTGGAATCGCTGTCCCATCGCATGGCGGGCGTCGATCATCCCGCCGAACGTTTTCGCGTGCTGAACGGGCTCGACCGCACCGCACAGGTGAAGGTGCGTGACCGCGTGAAGATCGTGACGGACTGA
- a CDS encoding ATP-binding protein, translating into MLERSSNRPDDGTNFGELAVTLQSQADARSELVGAAPTDDETNRKNMALLIQLRWTAVVGQIVTIGGVHFWLGIPLPLTRMGAVIGALVLLNVSSLVWVRHRAAITNNELLVALMLDVAALTAQLYLSGGATNPFTSLFLLQVTLGAVLLDARSTWSLVALSCASFVWLTMAYRPLDLPPNPLSETYTLTVAGMLLGFVLNAVLLVVFVTRINRNLRQRDAHLAALRQHAAEQDHIVRMGLLASGAAHELGTPLASLSVILSDWRRMPDLAADQELAEDLTEMETSLQRCKSIVTGILVSAGEARGEGSSPTTVTAFVTALVEEWRDARSARTLYFINTFGEDVAIVSDIALKQVIFNVLDNAYEVSREWVELVAEREGDNLVLSISDRGPGFAAEMLAQLGKPYQSSKGRAGGGLGLFLVVNVVRKLGGSVTAENHRKRGATVRLTLPLATLAIGGSFDA; encoded by the coding sequence ATGCTGGAACGATCGTCGAACCGACCTGACGACGGGACTAATTTTGGCGAGCTAGCTGTCACGCTGCAATCGCAGGCGGACGCGCGCAGCGAGCTGGTCGGCGCTGCCCCCACCGACGACGAGACCAACCGCAAGAACATGGCGCTGCTGATCCAGCTGCGCTGGACCGCTGTGGTCGGCCAGATCGTGACCATTGGAGGCGTGCATTTCTGGCTCGGCATCCCCCTGCCCTTGACCCGCATGGGCGCGGTGATCGGCGCGCTGGTGCTGCTCAACGTCTCGAGCCTGGTCTGGGTACGCCATCGCGCCGCGATCACCAACAATGAGCTGCTGGTCGCGCTGATGCTGGACGTCGCGGCGCTGACTGCACAGCTCTATCTCAGCGGCGGCGCGACCAATCCCTTCACTTCGCTGTTTCTGCTCCAGGTCACCCTCGGCGCGGTGCTGCTCGACGCCCGCTCGACCTGGTCGCTGGTGGCACTGAGCTGCGCAAGCTTCGTCTGGCTGACCATGGCCTACCGGCCGCTGGACCTGCCGCCAAACCCGCTGAGCGAGACCTATACGCTCACCGTGGCCGGCATGTTGCTGGGCTTCGTCCTCAATGCCGTGTTGCTGGTCGTGTTCGTCACCCGCATCAACAGGAATTTGCGCCAGCGCGACGCGCACCTAGCGGCGCTGCGCCAGCATGCGGCCGAGCAGGACCACATCGTCCGCATGGGCCTGCTGGCCTCCGGCGCCGCACATGAGCTAGGCACGCCGCTCGCCTCGCTCTCCGTCATCCTCAGCGACTGGCGCCGCATGCCGGACCTCGCCGCGGATCAAGAGCTTGCCGAAGACCTCACGGAGATGGAGACTTCGCTGCAGCGCTGCAAAAGCATCGTGACGGGCATTCTGGTGTCGGCCGGCGAGGCGCGCGGCGAAGGATCCTCGCCGACGACCGTGACCGCCTTCGTCACTGCGCTGGTCGAGGAATGGCGCGACGCCCGCTCGGCGCGGACGCTCTATTTCATCAACACATTCGGCGAGGACGTCGCGATCGTCTCCGACATCGCGCTGAAGCAGGTGATCTTCAACGTCCTCGACAATGCCTACGAAGTCTCGCGCGAGTGGGTGGAGTTGGTCGCCGAACGCGAGGGTGACAATCTGGTGCTCTCGATCAGCGACCGCGGCCCGGGCTTCGCAGCGGAAATGCTGGCGCAGCTCGGAAAACCCTATCAATCGAGCAAGGGCCGCGCCGGAGGCGGGCTCGGTCTGTTCCTGGTGGTGAACGTGGTGCGCAAGCTAGGGGGCAGCGTAACGGCGGAGAATCACAGGAAACGCGGCGCCACGGTCCGCCTGACGCTGCCGCTCGCCACGCTCGCGATCGGAGGCAGCTTTGACGCCTGA
- the cyoC gene encoding cytochrome o ubiquinol oxidase subunit III — protein MTVAVNPAQTGEPVFYLADEHPHPEGYSTSLGFWIYLMSDCLIFAMLFAAFGVLGANYAAGPAPKDLFDLNLVAVNTSMLLLSSITYGFAMLTMQQNKIAQTQMWLLITGLFGAAFIGIELTEFAHMIHEGATPQRSAFLSAFFTLVGTHGLHVSCGLIWLVTLMVQVWRFGLIEANRRRLMCLSMFWHFLDVVWIGVFTFVYLLGVLR, from the coding sequence ATGACTGTCGCTGTCAATCCCGCCCAAACCGGCGAACCGGTGTTCTATCTCGCCGACGAACATCCACATCCGGAAGGCTACAGCACCTCGCTCGGCTTCTGGATCTACCTGATGAGCGACTGTCTCATCTTCGCGATGCTGTTCGCCGCCTTCGGCGTGCTCGGCGCCAACTACGCCGCCGGGCCGGCGCCGAAGGACCTGTTCGACCTCAACCTGGTCGCGGTGAACACCTCGATGCTGCTGCTGTCGTCGATCACCTACGGCTTTGCCATGCTGACGATGCAGCAGAACAAGATCGCGCAGACGCAGATGTGGCTCCTGATCACCGGCCTGTTCGGCGCCGCCTTCATCGGTATCGAGCTCACCGAGTTCGCCCACATGATCCATGAAGGCGCCACGCCGCAGCGCAGCGCCTTCCTGTCGGCCTTCTTCACTCTGGTCGGCACCCACGGGCTGCACGTCTCCTGCGGCCTGATCTGGCTGGTGACCTTGATGGTGCAGGTCTGGCGCTTCGGCCTGATCGAGGCCAACCGCCGCCGCCTGATGTGCCTGTCGATGTTCTGGCACTTCCTCGACGTGGTCTGGATCGGCGTCTTCACCTTCGTCTACCTCCTGGGAGTTCTGCGATGA